Proteins encoded together in one Leptospira bourretii window:
- the recA gene encoding recombinase RecA: MKKEKADKAQEKETDQRKQAIDAALGQIEKQFGKGSIMRLGADTRMAEMNVVSTGSLDLDIALGIGGFPSGRIVEIYGPESSGKTTLTLSAIAETQKKGGIAAFIDAEHALDPSYAKKLGVNVDDLLVAQPDNGEEALEICESLVRSNAIDLIVIDSVAALVPKAEIEGDMGDSHMGLQARLMSQALRKLTGTISKSNTTVIFINQIRMKIGVMFGSPETTTGGNALKFYASIRLDIRRIETLKEKEEPVGNRVRVKVVKNKCAPPFRQAEFDIMYANGINRESSLIDLAVRHDLVAKAGSWYSYGGEKIGQGKEQVKNFFLENPDIAFKIENQVRDLNSLPLMDQSKIQTREVKSIERDPKETKETKSKQPVSFSTEAEGEVAVGE, encoded by the coding sequence ATGAAAAAAGAGAAAGCTGACAAGGCTCAAGAAAAAGAAACCGACCAAAGAAAGCAGGCCATTGACGCTGCCCTAGGCCAAATCGAAAAACAATTCGGTAAAGGTTCCATTATGCGCCTTGGTGCAGATACACGTATGGCAGAAATGAACGTCGTATCCACTGGATCTTTGGATTTAGACATCGCCTTGGGGATTGGCGGATTTCCTTCCGGTCGGATCGTAGAAATCTACGGGCCAGAATCTTCTGGTAAAACAACACTCACTCTTTCTGCGATTGCGGAGACGCAAAAAAAAGGGGGCATTGCTGCCTTCATCGATGCAGAACATGCTCTCGATCCATCTTACGCTAAAAAATTAGGGGTCAATGTTGACGACCTACTCGTGGCCCAACCGGACAACGGGGAAGAGGCTCTTGAAATTTGTGAGTCCCTCGTTCGTTCCAATGCGATCGACCTCATTGTCATCGACTCCGTGGCTGCCCTTGTTCCTAAGGCAGAGATCGAAGGAGATATGGGAGATTCTCATATGGGACTTCAGGCACGACTCATGTCCCAAGCCCTACGTAAACTCACAGGAACCATTTCCAAATCCAATACCACAGTCATCTTTATCAACCAAATCCGTATGAAGATTGGAGTGATGTTCGGTAGCCCAGAAACTACTACAGGTGGTAACGCATTGAAATTCTATGCTTCCATCCGATTGGACATCCGCCGAATTGAAACTTTAAAGGAAAAGGAAGAACCAGTTGGAAACCGCGTTCGAGTGAAAGTGGTCAAAAACAAATGTGCCCCTCCATTCCGACAAGCAGAGTTCGACATCATGTATGCGAATGGAATCAACAGAGAAAGTTCTCTCATTGATCTTGCGGTTCGTCATGACCTTGTTGCCAAAGCTGGTTCATGGTATTCTTACGGTGGAGAGAAGATTGGACAAGGAAAGGAACAAGTGAAAAACTTCTTCCTCGAAAATCCAGATATCGCATTTAAAATCGAAAACCAAGTTAGGGATCTTAACAGCCTCCCTCTTATGGACCAATCCAAAATCCAAACGAGAGAAGTAAAATCCATTGAACGGGATCCAAAAGAAACTAAAGAAACAAAATCAAAACAACCAGTTAGTTTCTCTACCGAAGCAGAAGGAGAAGTTGCTGTCGGAGAATAA
- the xerA gene encoding site-specific tyrosine recombinase/integron integrase, producing MTLPALEVQIPDHFPQAMAELFRSYRTYLKIEKNYSEHTLFAYLRDLKFFFEFCLKEEIDILSVDVLDVRAYFADLKSAKKQDKRTQSRKLSSLRTFYKFLFREEKIGANPILQVSFPKTKKKLPKNFTPIETEDILDYQDGDKAEVLGKRDKAIVEVLYSTGLRVFELVNAKLSDLNHELTSLKVMGKRRKERFVFIGEEAQNALREYLEERGTDGPEEIFLNQRGGKLTTRGIRYILSERRTVMGMEKAITPHKFRHTFATDLLNAGADIRAVQELLGHASLSSTQVYLSVSRDRLKEVYRNAHPHAKK from the coding sequence ATGACCCTGCCAGCTCTTGAAGTCCAAATCCCTGACCATTTTCCCCAAGCCATGGCCGAACTTTTCCGAAGTTACCGAACTTATCTTAAAATTGAAAAAAATTATTCGGAACATACTCTATTTGCCTACTTACGTGATTTGAAATTTTTCTTTGAGTTTTGTTTGAAAGAGGAAATTGACATTTTGAGTGTCGATGTTCTGGACGTGAGGGCATATTTTGCTGATTTAAAGTCGGCGAAAAAACAGGACAAACGAACCCAAAGCCGTAAACTTTCTTCCTTACGTACTTTTTATAAATTTTTATTTCGCGAGGAAAAGATAGGTGCCAATCCTATTTTGCAAGTCAGTTTTCCTAAAACAAAAAAGAAGTTACCAAAAAACTTCACACCGATCGAAACAGAAGACATCCTGGATTATCAAGACGGTGATAAAGCAGAAGTCCTTGGGAAAAGAGACAAAGCCATCGTGGAAGTATTATACAGCACGGGACTTCGTGTATTTGAGTTAGTCAATGCAAAGTTAAGCGATCTGAATCATGAATTAACATCACTTAAAGTGATGGGAAAACGTCGTAAAGAACGTTTTGTATTTATTGGCGAAGAGGCACAAAATGCACTCCGAGAGTATTTGGAAGAAAGAGGAACGGACGGCCCTGAAGAGATCTTTTTAAACCAACGTGGCGGAAAACTCACCACTCGCGGGATTCGTTATATTCTATCGGAACGAAGGACTGTGATGGGAATGGAAAAAGCCATCACACCTCATAAATTTCGACATACCTTTGCGACTGATCTTTTGAACGCCGGTGCAGACATTCGCGCCGTACAAGAGTTACTCGGTCACGCATCTTTATCTTCTACTCAAGTATATTTGAGTGTTTCGAGAGACCGACTGAAAGAAGTGTATCGGAACGCCCATCCTCATGCGAAGAAGTAG
- a CDS encoding TetR/AcrR family transcriptional regulator produces the protein MPQNLEKKLEILRQFPLKERKFAKTRTNLTSAFLSELETKTFEEIKIKDLCQMAEVSEPTFYNYFPEKGDLILHYIQIWSLQVSVFANEKKLSESGFGILSALFRYTAKESKKNPRILLEIISFQAKTKKPIQINRLTVAERVLLFPDTSGIENLAADGIEGIIQKALAVAAKNGELPKSTNWQSFSLSIASCFFGIPILAFQLNQNLEKLWLDSLQYLWLGAGGKIEN, from the coding sequence ATGCCTCAGAATTTGGAAAAAAAATTGGAAATCCTTCGACAATTTCCCTTAAAGGAAAGAAAGTTTGCCAAAACCCGGACCAACCTTACATCCGCCTTCCTCTCCGAACTAGAAACAAAAACGTTTGAAGAGATAAAAATCAAAGACCTTTGCCAAATGGCAGAAGTATCAGAGCCCACGTTCTACAATTATTTTCCAGAAAAGGGAGATTTAATCCTCCACTACATTCAAATTTGGAGTTTGCAAGTTTCGGTTTTTGCTAATGAAAAAAAATTATCTGAATCTGGGTTCGGTATCCTTTCTGCTTTATTTCGTTATACGGCAAAAGAGTCCAAAAAAAATCCAAGAATCCTTTTAGAGATTATTTCTTTTCAAGCGAAAACCAAAAAGCCGATTCAAATCAATCGGTTAACAGTCGCTGAACGAGTGTTACTTTTTCCTGACACATCTGGGATCGAAAATCTAGCGGCCGATGGAATCGAAGGAATCATCCAGAAAGCACTCGCTGTTGCCGCAAAAAATGGAGAACTTCCCAAATCTACCAATTGGCAATCTTTTTCATTGTCCATCGCTTCCTGTTTTTTTGGAATTCCTATCCTTGCTTTTCAATTAAACCAAAACTTAGAAAAACTTTGGTTAGATTCACTTCAATACTTGTGGTTGGGTGCAGGTGGGAAAATTGAAAATTAA
- a CDS encoding nitrilase-related carbon-nitrogen hydrolase, producing the protein MKHFDQKWFLLLVGGLLIGFTGMNWNIPIFVWVAMVPFLRYIRLGYSVWTLFFVMTLFQTLSTMRIVSEPFHIMIAVLSGIQSGIVFTLLLWIWNQLRIKFSNQLSPILNFSFLFMITEWIGGSFSELGVWGMFANSQINNLILIQSASLFGATGISFLLYFVNGSIEQTLSDFFSSKKISKSSFGFLFSSCFLLIGLYFYGAFRLTIPIEGKSIKVGTVTSKMEIQTMWSDPLQNQKNTEIVLNRTKQAADEGARVVVWNEGAILVNRKDEDSFLKRVSSLALENKIEIIAAYIIPLKENEFFMENQLHWVGKDGTFRQIYFKQFIPPGEPISHIPSEIKALDLGWGKVSVAICYDFDNLKLTKKHGELGTGISLIPASDWKGINPFHTEMAALRGIENGSSIVRSTRGGLSGIYDAYGRAKGTLDYFEENDGVLVASVPTIQTPTVYNQFGNWMVGIGSLYFLFGGLFIVVHVLKNKN; encoded by the coding sequence ATGAAGCATTTTGATCAAAAATGGTTTTTGTTGTTGGTAGGTGGACTATTGATAGGGTTCACAGGGATGAATTGGAATATACCCATTTTTGTTTGGGTTGCAATGGTTCCTTTTTTGCGTTACATACGACTTGGATACTCTGTTTGGACTTTGTTCTTTGTTATGACATTGTTTCAAACGTTATCTACAATGAGAATCGTTTCAGAGCCATTTCATATTATGATTGCAGTTCTATCTGGAATTCAAAGTGGGATCGTTTTTACACTGTTACTTTGGATTTGGAACCAGCTCCGGATAAAATTCTCGAATCAATTATCACCTATTTTAAATTTTTCATTTCTTTTTATGATCACAGAATGGATTGGAGGTTCCTTCTCCGAGTTAGGTGTTTGGGGAATGTTCGCAAATAGCCAAATTAACAATTTAATTTTGATACAATCGGCTTCGTTGTTTGGTGCCACAGGAATTAGTTTTTTACTTTATTTTGTGAACGGAAGTATAGAACAAACTTTATCTGATTTTTTTTCGAGTAAAAAAATTTCAAAATCATCCTTTGGTTTTCTTTTTAGCTCTTGTTTTCTTTTGATCGGATTGTATTTTTATGGTGCGTTCCGTTTGACCATACCGATTGAAGGAAAAAGTATAAAAGTAGGCACTGTGACATCCAAAATGGAAATTCAAACCATGTGGTCAGATCCTTTACAGAATCAAAAAAATACTGAAATTGTTTTAAATCGCACCAAACAAGCAGCAGATGAAGGCGCCAGGGTAGTAGTTTGGAACGAAGGAGCAATCCTCGTCAATCGAAAGGATGAGGATTCTTTTCTGAAAAGAGTAAGCTCTCTTGCCTTAGAAAATAAAATCGAAATCATTGCCGCATACATTATTCCCTTAAAGGAAAATGAATTTTTTATGGAAAACCAATTGCATTGGGTTGGAAAAGATGGAACTTTTCGCCAAATTTATTTCAAACAATTCATCCCACCGGGAGAACCAATCTCCCATATTCCTTCTGAAATCAAAGCACTTGATTTGGGTTGGGGAAAAGTTTCTGTTGCCATCTGTTATGATTTCGATAATCTCAAATTAACTAAAAAACATGGGGAATTGGGAACAGGAATTAGTTTGATCCCTGCTTCTGATTGGAAAGGAATCAATCCATTTCATACGGAAATGGCGGCTCTTCGAGGGATAGAAAATGGTTCTTCCATTGTTCGTTCCACTCGAGGAGGTTTGTCAGGAATATACGATGCCTACGGGCGCGCCAAAGGAACTCTGGATTATTTTGAAGAAAATGATGGGGTGCTTGTCGCCTCTGTTCCAACAATCCAAACCCCTACAGTTTACAATCAATTTGGGAATTGGATGGTGGGGATTGGTTCTTTGTATTTTCTTTTTGGCGGTCTTTTCATCGTAGTGCATGTACTAAAGAATAAAAACTAA
- a CDS encoding PAS domain S-box protein, with protein MTLVADKSILLVEDEALLAMFEKNQLEQGGYLVTHVTNGENAIQLVIREEKPFDLILMDIDLGRGLDGTQTATEILNHREIPVVFLSSHTERDIVKKTETITSYGYVVKNSGFTVLDASIKMAFKLFEANELTKSKKEHLETVLHSIGDGVIATDSDGKVIRMNPIAEKLTGWTHDDAVGLEINRVFKIVNVKTRALVENPVDKVLRTNSIVGLANHTVLLSKDGSEYQISDSGSPIKDLNGDTRGVVLVFRDITAEYNVQSHIAKQANMLNNVLDAVIGTDFNHRINYWNKAAEKIYLWKAEEVMGKSVLEILKTDYLSLTTDHVIEKVNLEGSFIGEVVQFAKDGNVRNIEINQVLLNDESDLPIGYIAVGRDISERLNAMNHIRESEAKLTQIIESAMDAIISIDQSKKIILFNGAAEKMFGYQASEIIGQPLDGLVPLGFRNQHESHIDSFSKTGVSRRAMGALGEIRGLRSNGEEFPIEASISQISVKGEKLFTVILRDVSVRNLSESKIQKLLHEKENILKEIHHRVKNNMSSIFTLLTLQARAQSESNVQTILYEAAGRIKSMIVLYDKLYHSETDNTVSLQDYFPTIFKEIVNIFPKVVEVKMDILEEPIELNAKLLSSLGIILNELITNSMKHAFGEITNAEIGLRIFREGKKIFLEYSDNGVGIPESISFDHSPGFGLQLIGMLVDQIEGKISIVRNPMSKFLLELSV; from the coding sequence ATGACTCTAGTCGCTGATAAATCCATTTTGCTTGTGGAGGATGAAGCCCTCCTGGCAATGTTTGAGAAAAACCAATTAGAACAAGGTGGTTATCTAGTCACCCATGTTACAAATGGTGAAAATGCCATTCAATTGGTCATTCGCGAAGAAAAACCTTTCGACCTAATTCTTATGGACATTGATCTGGGAAGAGGGTTGGACGGTACACAAACTGCTACAGAAATTTTAAACCATAGAGAAATTCCGGTTGTATTTCTTTCTTCACATACTGAAAGAGATATCGTTAAAAAAACAGAAACAATTACATCATATGGTTATGTTGTTAAAAACTCTGGATTTACTGTACTTGATGCTTCTATTAAAATGGCGTTCAAACTATTCGAAGCTAATGAATTAACGAAAAGTAAAAAAGAACATCTAGAGACAGTCTTGCATTCCATTGGTGATGGTGTCATCGCCACAGATAGTGATGGAAAAGTCATTCGAATGAATCCTATTGCCGAAAAACTGACTGGTTGGACGCATGATGATGCTGTGGGACTTGAAATAAATCGAGTATTCAAAATTGTGAATGTAAAGACCAGGGCTTTAGTAGAAAATCCTGTTGATAAAGTCTTACGAACCAACTCAATCGTAGGACTTGCAAACCATACTGTCCTACTTTCTAAAGATGGATCTGAATACCAAATTTCTGATTCAGGATCTCCCATAAAAGATTTAAATGGTGATACGAGAGGGGTTGTACTTGTCTTTCGTGATATCACTGCAGAATACAATGTCCAAAGCCATATTGCAAAACAGGCAAATATGTTGAATAATGTATTGGATGCGGTAATCGGAACTGATTTTAATCATCGAATCAACTATTGGAACAAAGCTGCGGAGAAAATTTATCTTTGGAAAGCCGAAGAAGTGATGGGAAAATCCGTTTTAGAAATTCTTAAGACGGATTACCTTAGCCTAACAACTGATCATGTAATAGAAAAAGTAAATTTGGAAGGTAGTTTTATTGGAGAAGTAGTTCAGTTTGCAAAGGATGGTAACGTCCGAAATATTGAAATCAACCAAGTTCTGCTAAACGATGAAAGTGATTTGCCGATTGGTTACATTGCAGTGGGAAGAGATATTTCTGAACGCTTGAATGCCATGAATCATATCAGAGAATCAGAAGCAAAACTCACTCAAATCATTGAATCTGCAATGGATGCAATTATTAGCATTGATCAATCTAAAAAGATCATTCTTTTTAATGGAGCTGCGGAAAAAATGTTTGGATACCAAGCTTCGGAAATCATTGGACAACCCTTAGATGGTTTGGTTCCACTCGGATTTCGCAATCAACATGAAAGTCATATTGATTCATTTTCTAAAACAGGAGTGAGTCGTCGAGCTATGGGAGCTCTTGGTGAAATTCGCGGGCTTCGATCCAATGGAGAAGAGTTTCCTATAGAAGCATCCATTTCACAAATCTCTGTAAAAGGTGAAAAATTATTCACAGTGATCCTAAGAGATGTCAGCGTTCGAAATTTATCAGAATCAAAAATTCAAAAACTATTACATGAAAAGGAAAACATACTGAAAGAAATTCACCATCGTGTGAAAAATAATATGAGTTCCATCTTTACGCTTTTAACTCTACAGGCAAGGGCTCAGTCTGAAAGTAATGTACAAACTATTTTATACGAAGCGGCCGGTCGTATCAAAAGTATGATAGTTTTGTATGACAAATTGTATCATTCGGAAACTGATAACACGGTTTCTTTACAGGACTATTTCCCGACAATTTTCAAAGAAATTGTAAACATCTTCCCAAAAGTTGTAGAAGTAAAGATGGATATTTTGGAAGAACCGATTGAACTAAATGCAAAACTTCTTTCTTCACTTGGGATCATCCTGAACGAACTCATTACTAATTCAATGAAACATGCGTTTGGAGAAATAACAAATGCTGAAATCGGGCTAAGAATCTTTCGTGAAGGTAAAAAAATATTTTTAGAATACTCTGATAACGGAGTAGGGATACCGGAATCAATTTCATTCGATCACTCACCTGGGTTCGGATTACAATTGATTGGGATGCTTGTTGATCAGATCGAAGGTAAAATTAGCATTGTTAGAAACCCAATGTCTAAATTTCTTTTAGAACTATCTGTTTGA